TGGCTAAGGTGTTCAGGTTAGTGGCGATCTTCTGATTGGCCGCCTGTAATTTCCGACTACCGGTCGCCAACTTTTGGTTCCCTTTCGCGGCCGTGCCCATCCCCGTGTCCAGCTGCTTGATGGCCCCAAACATGGTCTTGGCGTACAACTTGGTCACCTGATTGGCGACGTTGGCCCGAATCGTACTCATCGCCGACTCGGACATCTTGCTGGCGATGAAACTCTGGCCGGCACTGGTATCGTAGTGCAGATTCATGGTCTGGGGCTTTTGGTCCAGCAGCGTGGTCGCGTTCTGAGAAAAGTTCTGCGGAATCGTCAGCACCATATAGACTTTTCCCTGCTTTAACCGTGCGTGTGCTTGACTGGCCGGCATCGCCTCGAAGTCGAGGGCCTTAGAATCCTTCAAATTTTGCGTTAAATTTCGGCCCACACTGAGGCGCTTGCCCTGATAGGTCACGGGCTGGTCCTGATTGACCACCGCGACCGGCAAGTCGCCCGTCTTCCCGTACGGATCCCACATGGATTTCAAGAAGGTCACCGCGTAGATCGACGGAATGAACATGATGACGCACAGGACGATGACCATGAACTTGTGTTGCCGCAGATAACCCCATTCCGCTTTAAACATTGCATTACTCCCTTTATGCCGATTTTTGATTAATTGAGTGATTGTTTAACCTTCGAGCGAGCCGCCGCTGATTGCTGATTTCCTGAGCCTTCAACGACGACCAACTATGCTATAGTAGGGGCAAGAATACGCGGTCCCCAACCATGCACGAGTTACTATAATCGGTTGCGCACCGCCTGCCCACATCAAAAACGCCAAGGTTGGGGTATAAACCCCAGATTGACTAAAATTGGGGTGTAACTTAAAGGAGATTAATGATGATGACGACGACGGATAAACGCGTTTTACGCACACAACGGGCGTTAACTCAGGCCTTAGAGGATTTAGCGATTCACCATGATTATCAGGATATTACCGTAACTAACCTCACCAAGGCCGCCGGCATCAACCGTAAGACCTTCTACCTGCATTACAATTCCATCGACGACCTAGTCAACCAATTCGCCGACCAAATCACCCACCAGCTAGCCGCCATCATCCATCAGCACCCCATTAAAACGGTCTACCAACACCCCGGTCTCCTGTTAGACGACTTTGTCGACTTCGCCGAGGCGCACTCCGCGGCGGTCAAACGCCTGTTATTCTCCGACGACTACAGCCGGTTTGCCAACCGCATCGAACGCCAACTGACCCAGGTCCTGGCCGATGCGATTCGGGACTCCTACCCGCTCAATCGGCAAGACGCGCTGATTGCCGCACACTTTTTGATCCACAATACGTTATCGCTCTTCAGTTATTTTTCGACTCAGGCCACCGGCGGTAAAATCGACCGGACCGTGTTCAAGCAGTACGTCGAGCGCCTGAACATGACCGGGGTCAGTACCTTCTTCAAGTAACCCCGGTGACGGCTCCCCCTATTTAACTTGGTTACCGCTAAAATCTCAATCGTTCACCCCTCAAAACACTCAGCTAGTTAACCGCACTAAAAAAACTGGCCCGCCCCTCCGCTAAATGGAAGGACGGACCAGTTTTTAGCTAATGAGTATTGCAGTTACTTAAGAATTTCGCAGAATTCGATGGTTTCGTGGTTGGGGCCCAGGATGTTGAAGAAGCGAATCCCCTTGTCCCAGAACGTCGGAATCGATTGAATCTCGTCGTTGACCAGGTCTAAGCCCTGTTCCTTAGCGGCGGCAAAGGCTTTGTCAACGTCGGTGGTGTTCAAAGAAATATGGTTAATGGCGCCGGCTTGCGGATTGGTCGGGTCGCCTTCCCAGGTTTCGATGATCAGGTTGCCAAACTTCATGAAGGCACAGCGGTTATCCCCGTTGGGAAAGAGACCCGCCTGTTCGAACCCGATACCCTTGTAAAACGCAATCGTTTTGTCTAAATCCGCGGAGGGAATCCCCACGTGTTGAATGCCAGTAAAGTAATCTTGAATTGCCATCATTAATCCTCCTTGACGGGAACGTCACGTCCCACGTCCAATGCCTGATGTTTCAACTTAGGAAAGACCCGCTTGTCGGCAATCCCCGTAATTCCGCCTTGCGCGACGAAGGCAAACAGGGTCCCTAACCCGAAGTTGGTAAATTGTTTGGTGAGCAGTAGTGCGATGATGGCCATGATGGTCGGCGGAATGTAGGACGCCCACATGGCTTTGGCCGCTTGGCCCTTAAAGTACCGAAAGCGTAGGATTTGCATGAGATCGTCAGCCGGATGCAAGACCAGGTTGACTCGCTGATAAATGGAAATGGCAATCGCAATCAACGCCACCCCCAGGAAGTTCAACGCCACGTAGAGGAGATCCATCCCCCAACCGTGCGCCACCGGAAACCCGGTAAACACCGCTGGATACTTCCCCAAGAAGAAATCCTCGAAGAATTGGATCAGCGCGGAGAACGGCACCATGAAGACCATGTTGCCGGCCACCCGCTTCCAGTCCCAGTGACGGATCAGGATCGCGTTTAAGACCGAGGTCAAAAACCCGATAATCAGAAACGTCCAGAACAGGTTCCAGTGGACTGCCGTAGCCATATTGGCTTCGGCCGCCGTCCAGTAAGCCGCCCCTAGAAACGAGGGGCGGATCTGAGCGCTGGTGACTAACGTTAAGACGTTGCCGGCGGAGTTGATCACCAGTGAGAGGATGAAGAAGGCAACGGCCTTCGACATCGACATGGTTCGTTTCGGCTCCAATGGTGTGGCCTCCTCGTGGTAACTAGTTGCGATATCAGCTTTCACATTAATCCCTTACCTTCTATTTAGTCCTCGGTCACTTTCACAACGGCCTTGCTGACGCCCTTAACGTCGCCATTCAAGACGCCTTCGACTTCATCTAAACCTACCACGTGACTGATCAACGGATCGACGTTGACCTGGCCACTGGCCAACAGGGCAATCGCATCCTTGAAGGCGTACGGGTTGATGAAGGAACCCTGAATGGTGAGTTGCTTTTGGTAAACTTCGTAAGTGTTCATGGAGAAGTGTTGGTCGGGCTTGCCGACCCCAAACATCAGGACTTGCGCGCCCTTCTTGGTGGCTTCAACGGCCTGTTCTTGCGTTTGTGGCATCCCCACGGCTTCGATGACCACGTCATAATCAGCCGGAATCTTGTCCCGCGTGGTGTTGTAAGTGTTAACCACGTTGAACTTTTCCTTGTTCAGGGCTAGTTTTTCGTCAATGATGCCGGCTAAGTCGACTTGTTGAACGCCGTAAGCTTGTAAGAGTTGCACGAAGAGTTGACCCATGAAGCCGTCCCCGATGACCAAGGCCTTTTGGTAAGGCGTCAACTTCAGAAGTTGCACCCCGTGAACCGCGCAGGAAAGAGGCTCGGTGGTGGCGGCATCCTTCAGGGAGACGCTGTCAGGAATCGGGTAAACCACGGAAGCTGGGGCGGTGAAGGACTTTTCGAGTCCCCCGTTGCGGGTCACTCCGACCGCGGATAAGTGGTCACAGAGTTCCGGCCGATCGGTCAGGCAGTATTCACACTTGCCACAGTAGATGTTGGGATCAACCACGACCCGGTCACCGACTTTAACGGTGGTGACGTTGGCACCGACCGCGGCGACCGTCCCGGAGTTTTCGTGACCCAAAACGATGGGTGGCACCGCGTTGGCGGAACCCGGTAACCCGGCGTACAAGGCCCGGTCCGTCCCACAAATGCCGGCGTAGGCCGTGTTGACTAAGACCTCATCCGGCTTGACTTCTGGGGTGGGTAAATCTTGAATGTCAAACTGCTTGGTACCCGTTAAAACTAAGGCTTTCATGCTAAAGCGCTCCTTTTAGTTATTTGTTGTATTCGTTTAAAGCCAGGGCGAAATCCCCTAACGTCGCCGACCCGTTTTCCTTGACGGCCGGCATCACAATGTAGTCTTCCAACTTGCCAACGTCGACGTAGTGGTTGAGCAACTTGTCGAACTCGGCCCGGACCTTGACTAGGAATGGCTCACTGACCACCCCACCGCCAAAGACGATCTTATCTGGCCGGACCAGCAGCGTTTCTTGTAACGCCGCTTGGGCCACGTAATACGCCAGGATATCCCAGACGTGATTGGTCAACGGCACGTCCTTGCCGGGCTTACCCAGCCGGGCGTCAAACGTGGGGCCACTGACCAGCCCTTCCAGGCAATCACCGTGAAACGGGCAAATGCCAGGGAAGTCCAAGTCGTCGGGATGACGCTTCAACCGCACGTGGCCCACTTCTGGATGCCCCATGCTGCCGATAAACTTACCATCGACGATCGTGCCGGCCCCGACGCCGGTCCCAATCGTGAAGTAGACCAGTGAGTTGACCTGTTCGTTGAAGAGCGTCGACATCACGTATTCACCGTAAGCCGAGCCGTTCACGTCGGTGGTCCAGTACATCGGAATATCGAGGTCCTGTTTCAGCCGACCCAGAAAATCCGTGTTGGCCCAGCCCTTCTTGGGCGTATCCGTAATGTAACCGTACTTCGGCGAATTATGCCGTAGCTCGATCGGCCCGAAAGACGAAATGGCCAACGCCTTTAGGTCCGGGTATTGTTTGAAGTAAGCAATGGTTTTACTGAGAGTTTCCTCGGGCGTGGTCGTCGGGATCCGGACCTTGTCTTTCACGCGATAGTTCTCGTCCCCCACGGCACAAACAAACTTTGTGCCGCCCGCTTCAATGCTGCCAAGTTGCATAGTTGCCACCTCCAGTGGTCTGGGAAAACTTCTGTTGGTTTCCCGAATTAAATTAAGATGCGTTCGTGATTGATTTCATCACCTTTAAAACGCTTTCATCATAGCATCTGTTTTTTCACCTGCCTAGCCCTTTTCACATGCTGATATTTTGTGAAAAGGCCAAGAAAACTTGTGAAATTCTAAATGTAATCGATTATATTTTTACAACATTTTCTACGTTTTTCTGACGTTTTCAGACGATTGGCGGCCATTAGCGCCCTTGTTCACCGTTAAGTTGGGGACCCGGCAGCGTTTTCACAATGCAATCGATTACACGCCGGTGCCCACCACCCTACCGCACAAGTCGCTGCCCGTTAGAAAATAAAAAATCACGCCCACCTTAACGGCAGTGCGTGATTTTAGTCAGTGCTTAGTGTGTCCCCACATCTAAGGCCTGGTGCTTAAGCTTAGGGAAGACCACCTTGTCGGCAATCCCCGTGATGCCCCCCTGCGCCACGAAGGCGAAGATGGTGCCCAGCCCAAAGTTGGTGAACTGATGGGTAACCAGGATCGCCACGATGGCCATCAGGGTCGGCGGAATGTAGGACGCCCACATGGCTTTAGCGGCCTGACCGTTAAAGTAGCGGAAGCGTAGAATCTGCATCAGATCGTCGGCCGGATGTAAGACCAGGTTAACCCGCTGATAGATGGAGATCGCCGTGGCAATCAACGCCACCCCCAAGAAGTTCAACGCGACGTAGAAGATCACCATGCCCGTACTCCGGGCGGCCGGTAACCCGTTAAACAGATTCGGATAATCACCCATGAAGAAGTTTTCGAAGAGTTGAATTAACGCCGAGAACGGGACCATAAAGACCATGTTACCGGCGATGCGTTTCCAGCTCCATTGATGCATCAGGACAGCGTTTAAGACCGCCGTCAAGAAACCCATGATGAGAAACGCCCAGAATAGGTTCCAGTGAAAGGCGGTTCCCAGGTTGGCTTCGGCCGCGGTCCAGTAGGCCGCACCCAGAAACGACGGGTGAATCTTGGCACTGGTGACCAGCGTCAGAACGTTTCCCGCCGAATTAATGACTAACGAGAAGGCAAAGTACGCGATCGCCTTGCCGAGCGAAATTGTGCGTTGTGCGGTGGCCGGAGTCGCCGCTAACGCTTCAGAAGTTGCGTCAACTTTCATTTAAAAGGCCTTCTTTTACTGTACTTTGACGACAGCCTTGCTGACGCCACTGACTTGACCATTCAACACGTCTTCCACTTGTTCCAGGCTCACCTCGTGGCTGATCAACGACTCAACGTCCAGTTGACCGCTGGCAAGTAAGGCCAGAGAATCCTTGAAGGCGTAAGGGTTAATGAAGGCACCTTGAATCGTGAGTTGCTTTTGGTAGACCTCGTAGGTGTTCATCGAGAAGGTCTGGTCCGGTTGGCCGACCCCAAACATCAGGACTTGCGCACCCTTTTTAGTGGCTTCGACAGCTTGTTCTTGGGTTTGAGGCAAGCCCACGGCTTCAATAACCACGTCGTAGTCGGCTGGTAACGTGTCCCGCGTGGTGTTGAAGGTCCGCGTTACGCCGAACTTCTCGTGGTTAAAGGCTAATTTGTCATCGCTGCGGCCGGCTAAATCGACTTGATGAACCCCGTAAGCCTGTAAGAGTTGGGCAAAGATCTGGCCCATGAAACCGTCGCCAATGACCAACGCCTTTTGGTACGGCGTTAATTTCAACAGCTTCAAGCCGTGCACCGCACAGGAGATCGGTTCGGTAGTGGCTGCCGCCTTCAAGGACACGTTGTCGGGCACCCGGTAGACCACGGACGCTGGGGCCGTGAAGCTTTGTTCTAGTCCCCCATCACGAGTGACCCCCACGGCGGACAAATGGTCACAGAGTTCTGGCCGATCGGTTAAGCAGTAGTCACATTGCCCACAGTAGATGTTCGGATCGACCGTCACCCGGTCGCCCACCTTGACGTTGGTGACGTTTGCCCCGATTGCGGCAACCGTCCCCGAGTTTTCGTGACCCAACACGATGGGTGGCACGGCGTCGGCGGAACCGGGAAGCCCGGCGTATAACGCCCGGTCCGTCCCACAGATGCCCGCGTAGGCGGTGTTGACTAAGACCTCGTTAGCCGCCACCATTGGGGTGGGCAGGTCCTGTAATGCCAATTGTTTTTTACCCGT
Above is a window of Levilactobacillus zymae DNA encoding:
- a CDS encoding zinc-dependent alcohol dehydrogenase family protein, with amino-acid sequence MKALVLTGTKQFDIQDLPTPEVKPDEVLVNTAYAGICGTDRALYAGLPGSANAVPPIVLGHENSGTVAAVGANVTTVKVGDRVVVDPNIYCGKCEYCLTDRPELCDHLSAVGVTRNGGLEKSFTAPASVVYPIPDSVSLKDAATTEPLSCAVHGVQLLKLTPYQKALVIGDGFMGQLFVQLLQAYGVQQVDLAGIIDEKLALNKEKFNVVNTYNTTRDKIPADYDVVIEAVGMPQTQEQAVEATKKGAQVLMFGVGKPDQHFSMNTYEVYQKQLTIQGSFINPYAFKDAIALLASGQVNVDPLISHVVGLDEVEGVLNGDVKGVSKAVVKVTED
- a CDS encoding TetR/AcrR family transcriptional regulator, producing MTTTDKRVLRTQRALTQALEDLAIHHDYQDITVTNLTKAAGINRKTFYLHYNSIDDLVNQFADQITHQLAAIIHQHPIKTVYQHPGLLLDDFVDFAEAHSAAVKRLLFSDDYSRFANRIERQLTQVLADAIRDSYPLNRQDALIAAHFLIHNTLSLFSYFSTQATGGKIDRTVFKQYVERLNMTGVSTFFK
- a CDS encoding fructose permease, whose protein sequence is MKVDATSEALAATPATAQRTISLGKAIAYFAFSLVINSAGNVLTLVTSAKIHPSFLGAAYWTAAEANLGTAFHWNLFWAFLIMGFLTAVLNAVLMHQWSWKRIAGNMVFMVPFSALIQLFENFFMGDYPNLFNGLPAARSTGMVIFYVALNFLGVALIATAISIYQRVNLVLHPADDLMQILRFRYFNGQAAKAMWASYIPPTLMAIVAILVTHQFTNFGLGTIFAFVAQGGITGIADKVVFPKLKHQALDVGTH
- a CDS encoding VOC family protein, which produces MAIQDYFTGIQHVGIPSADLDKTIAFYKGIGFEQAGLFPNGDNRCAFMKFGNLIIETWEGDPTNPQAGAINHISLNTTDVDKAFAAAKEQGLDLVNDEIQSIPTFWDKGIRFFNILGPNHETIEFCEILK
- a CDS encoding fructose permease: MSMSKAVAFFILSLVINSAGNVLTLVTSAQIRPSFLGAAYWTAAEANMATAVHWNLFWTFLIIGFLTSVLNAILIRHWDWKRVAGNMVFMVPFSALIQFFEDFFLGKYPAVFTGFPVAHGWGMDLLYVALNFLGVALIAIAISIYQRVNLVLHPADDLMQILRFRYFKGQAAKAMWASYIPPTIMAIIALLLTKQFTNFGLGTLFAFVAQGGITGIADKRVFPKLKHQALDVGRDVPVKED
- the scrK gene encoding fructokinase ScrK: MQLGSIEAGGTKFVCAVGDENYRVKDKVRIPTTTPEETLSKTIAYFKQYPDLKALAISSFGPIELRHNSPKYGYITDTPKKGWANTDFLGRLKQDLDIPMYWTTDVNGSAYGEYVMSTLFNEQVNSLVYFTIGTGVGAGTIVDGKFIGSMGHPEVGHVRLKRHPDDLDFPGICPFHGDCLEGLVSGPTFDARLGKPGKDVPLTNHVWDILAYYVAQAALQETLLVRPDKIVFGGGVVSEPFLVKVRAEFDKLLNHYVDVGKLEDYIVMPAVKENGSATLGDFALALNEYNK
- a CDS encoding zinc-dependent alcohol dehydrogenase family protein — its product is MKALVLTGKKQLALQDLPTPMVAANEVLVNTAYAGICGTDRALYAGLPGSADAVPPIVLGHENSGTVAAIGANVTNVKVGDRVTVDPNIYCGQCDYCLTDRPELCDHLSAVGVTRDGGLEQSFTAPASVVYRVPDNVSLKAAATTEPISCAVHGLKLLKLTPYQKALVIGDGFMGQIFAQLLQAYGVHQVDLAGRSDDKLAFNHEKFGVTRTFNTTRDTLPADYDVVIEAVGLPQTQEQAVEATKKGAQVLMFGVGQPDQTFSMNTYEVYQKQLTIQGAFINPYAFKDSLALLASGQLDVESLISHEVSLEQVEDVLNGQVSGVSKAVVKVQ